Proteins encoded in a region of the Marinobacter arenosus genome:
- a CDS encoding asparaginase, with amino-acid sequence MSRRILVLYTGGTIGMVASQGAYVPGADFGARLGRYLRERLDDLPDYDVVELERLIDSANITPEDWTIIARTLVDYWHQYDGFVLLHGTDTMAATASALSYMLGSCDKPVILTGSQLPLEQARTDAIENLVNSLVFAACADVSEVCICFRSKLIRGNRARKLKTSELDAFDSPNAPLLGRCGIGLELRRDLLLPAGQPNVQIPELDHRSVAVLTLFPGISSALVDAALALPQLKGLIILTYGAGNVPDADTALINVLAAAIDRGIAIVNVSQCPAGRVAQKTYASGAVLDRIGVIPGADLTPEAAFAKLHVLLATGHSGRALQESLQSPLQGDCSPFESGGHC; translated from the coding sequence GTGAGTCGTCGGATTCTGGTGCTGTACACCGGCGGCACAATTGGAATGGTCGCCTCACAGGGCGCTTACGTTCCCGGCGCTGATTTCGGCGCGCGCCTCGGACGCTACCTCCGAGAAAGGCTCGATGACCTGCCCGACTACGACGTGGTCGAGCTTGAGCGGCTTATCGACAGCGCGAATATCACGCCCGAGGACTGGACCATCATTGCCCGCACCCTCGTCGACTACTGGCATCAATACGATGGGTTTGTCCTGCTCCATGGTACGGACACCATGGCGGCCACCGCCTCGGCACTGTCGTACATGCTCGGCAGTTGCGACAAGCCAGTGATCTTGACCGGCTCTCAACTTCCGCTTGAGCAGGCTCGTACCGATGCCATTGAAAACCTGGTCAACTCGCTGGTGTTTGCAGCCTGTGCCGACGTGTCTGAAGTCTGCATCTGTTTCCGGAGCAAACTGATTCGTGGGAACCGTGCAAGAAAACTAAAGACCAGTGAACTGGATGCGTTCGATTCCCCGAACGCGCCGTTGCTCGGTCGATGCGGGATCGGTCTCGAACTGCGCCGTGACCTGTTGCTTCCGGCGGGCCAACCAAACGTTCAGATCCCTGAGCTCGACCACCGCTCCGTCGCGGTTCTGACCCTTTTTCCGGGCATCTCATCCGCTTTGGTTGACGCCGCACTGGCTCTTCCCCAATTGAAGGGATTGATCATCCTCACCTATGGCGCAGGCAATGTTCCTGATGCTGACACCGCATTGATCAATGTGCTTGCAGCGGCCATCGATCGGGGCATCGCGATTGTCAATGTGAGCCAATGCCCCGCAGGCCGCGTGGCCCAGAAAACCTACGCTTCGGGTGCGGTACTCGACCGGATCGGTGTGATCCCGGGAGCAGACCTGACCCCGGAAGCCGCCTTTGCCAAACTGCATGTCCTGCTGGCCACCGGGCATTCCGGTCGAGCTCTCCAGGAGTCGCTCCAGAGCCCGCTTCAGGGCGATTGCAGCCCGTTCGAATCCGGAGGGCATTGCTGA
- a CDS encoding (Fe-S)-binding protein, which translates to MVDPIKVYPAKPSKVYFFGTCLVDMFYPDAGMAGIQLLEREGIEVIFPQDQTCCGQPAYTSGYHDEARAVAMAQLDLFPEDWPIVVPSGSCGGMMRKHYPDLFKDTGHEVKAAEVAGRVWELTDFLLNVCHIKLDDLGEPTTVAMHTSCSARREMGVAEVGPKLLGQLSNVNLVEQIRAEECCGFGGTFAIRHPEISGAMVSEKVDTLVDTGAKAFVTTDCGCLMNIDGYAEKNRKPITGQHILSFLWERTNGKKGDRS; encoded by the coding sequence ATGGTTGATCCCATCAAGGTTTACCCTGCAAAACCTTCCAAAGTCTATTTCTTCGGTACCTGCCTGGTGGATATGTTCTACCCGGACGCGGGTATGGCTGGCATTCAGTTGCTGGAGCGGGAAGGCATTGAGGTGATCTTTCCCCAGGACCAGACCTGCTGTGGCCAGCCCGCCTACACCTCCGGCTACCACGATGAAGCCCGGGCGGTGGCGATGGCGCAACTGGATCTGTTCCCCGAGGACTGGCCCATCGTGGTGCCGTCCGGCTCCTGCGGCGGCATGATGCGCAAGCACTACCCGGACCTGTTCAAGGACACCGGGCACGAGGTCAAAGCCGCCGAAGTCGCCGGGCGGGTCTGGGAACTGACGGATTTCCTGCTGAACGTCTGTCACATCAAACTGGACGATCTGGGTGAACCCACCACCGTTGCCATGCACACCTCCTGTTCCGCGCGCCGCGAAATGGGCGTGGCCGAGGTGGGCCCAAAGCTGCTGGGCCAACTCAGCAATGTGAACCTGGTGGAGCAGATCCGGGCCGAGGAATGCTGCGGGTTCGGGGGCACCTTCGCCATCCGCCACCCGGAGATTTCCGGCGCCATGGTGAGTGAAAAGGTGGATACGCTGGTGGACACCGGCGCGAAGGCCTTTGTCACCACCGACTGCGGCTGTCTGATGAACATAGACGGCTACGCCGAGAAGAACCGTAAGCCGATCACCGGCCAGCACATCCTCAGTTTCCTGTGGGAACGCACCAACGGCAAGAAGGGGGACCGGTCATGA
- a CDS encoding LutB/LldF family L-lactate oxidation iron-sulfur protein: MSETAEHSPHHIDVKEFHPRAQAAIHNPKIRQNFRKAMDGLMTKRKSAFEGWDLETLRDLGANIRLRALANLPDLLEQLEQKLTENGIKVHWAVDGDEACRIVRDICKARDAKTVIKGKSMVSEEMELNHYLEEQGIEALESDLGEYIVQLAGETPSHIIMPAIHKNTDEISELMHEKTGTDLSHDVEYLTASARLQLREKFMNADVGVSGVNFAVAETGTLCLVENEGNGRMTTTVPPCHIAVTGIEKVVPNLEDVTALLALLTRSATGQHITTYFNMISGPRKPDELDGPEEVHLVLVDNGRSSIYQDDELLDTLRCIRCGACMNHCPVYTRVGGHTYGTTYPGPIGKILMPHLIGLDEGRHLPTASSLCGACGEVCPVKIPIPDLLVRLRQESVDGDKLHPAKVRGHGAKRGAVEAMVWKGWSWMHAHPGMYRFGTSMAARFRKLQPGQIGGWTQYRTAPKLAPKTLHERLKERGQ, encoded by the coding sequence ATGAGCGAGACTGCCGAGCACTCACCCCATCACATTGACGTGAAAGAATTTCACCCGCGTGCCCAGGCGGCGATTCACAACCCGAAGATTCGCCAGAACTTCCGGAAGGCGATGGACGGGCTGATGACCAAGCGCAAAAGCGCGTTCGAAGGCTGGGATCTGGAGACCCTGCGGGATCTGGGCGCCAATATCCGGCTGCGGGCCCTGGCCAACCTGCCGGACCTGCTGGAGCAGCTGGAACAGAAGCTGACCGAGAACGGCATCAAGGTGCACTGGGCGGTGGATGGCGATGAGGCCTGCCGCATCGTTCGCGACATCTGCAAGGCCCGGGACGCAAAAACGGTCATCAAAGGCAAGTCCATGGTGTCCGAGGAAATGGAACTGAACCATTACCTCGAGGAACAGGGCATCGAGGCGCTGGAATCGGACCTCGGCGAGTACATCGTGCAGCTGGCCGGGGAGACACCGTCGCACATCATCATGCCGGCGATTCACAAGAACACCGATGAAATCTCCGAGCTGATGCATGAGAAGACCGGGACCGACCTGTCCCACGACGTCGAATACCTGACCGCCAGCGCCCGCCTGCAACTGCGGGAGAAGTTCATGAACGCGGATGTGGGCGTTTCCGGCGTGAACTTCGCGGTCGCGGAGACCGGCACCCTCTGCCTGGTGGAGAACGAGGGCAACGGCCGGATGACCACCACCGTGCCGCCCTGCCACATTGCGGTGACCGGCATCGAAAAGGTGGTGCCCAACCTGGAAGACGTGACCGCCCTGCTCGCGCTGCTGACCCGGTCAGCCACCGGCCAGCACATCACCACCTACTTCAACATGATCTCCGGCCCGCGCAAGCCCGACGAGCTGGATGGGCCGGAAGAGGTGCACTTGGTGCTGGTGGATAACGGCCGGTCCTCGATCTACCAGGACGACGAATTGCTGGATACCCTGCGCTGCATCCGCTGCGGCGCCTGCATGAACCACTGCCCGGTTTACACCCGCGTTGGCGGCCACACCTATGGCACCACCTACCCGGGCCCGATCGGCAAGATCCTGATGCCACACCTGATCGGGCTGGATGAGGGCCGGCACCTGCCCACGGCCTCCAGCCTGTGTGGCGCCTGTGGTGAGGTCTGCCCGGTGAAGATTCCGATCCCGGACCTGCTGGTGCGGCTGCGCCAGGAATCCGTGGACGGCGATAAATTGCATCCGGCCAAGGTTCGTGGCCACGGCGCCAAACGCGGTGCCGTGGAAGCGATGGTCTGGAAAGGCTGGAGCTGGATGCACGCCCACCCCGGCATGTACCGCTTCGGCACCAGTATGGCCGCCCGATTCCGCAAACTTCAGCCCGGGCAGATCGGCGGCTGGACCCAGTACCGCACGGCCCCGAAACTTGCGCCGAAAACCCTCCATGAACGATTGAAGGAGCGCGGCCAGTGA
- a CDS encoding LutC/YkgG family protein has translation MSSRDTILQRLRNRSGGNLTAPNCDFSVLERPDWPVSERIAMFEKNIESVHGEVHHCTEETWLDRLAEVLSTRGARNLLVPKEHEIGLKLRSAVEREDLPNLLIYDEPIESWQSVLFNDVDAGITSTRGGIAETGSLILWPTADEPRLMSLVPPVHVAVLYASDIYTTFHEAMQVQDWGAGMPTNALLISGPSKTADIEQTLAYGVHGPKELIVLIIE, from the coding sequence GTGAGTTCACGCGACACCATCCTCCAACGCCTGCGCAACCGTTCCGGCGGCAACCTGACGGCACCCAACTGCGACTTTTCCGTGCTCGAACGCCCGGACTGGCCGGTCTCCGAGCGCATTGCGATGTTCGAGAAGAACATCGAATCGGTTCATGGCGAAGTCCATCATTGCACCGAGGAAACCTGGCTGGACCGGCTGGCCGAAGTGCTCTCCACTCGCGGCGCTCGCAACCTGCTGGTTCCGAAGGAACACGAAATCGGCCTCAAGCTCCGGTCCGCGGTTGAGCGCGAGGACCTGCCCAACCTGCTGATCTACGATGAGCCCATCGAGAGCTGGCAATCTGTATTGTTCAACGATGTGGACGCGGGCATCACCTCCACCCGGGGCGGCATCGCCGAAACCGGCTCTCTGATCCTCTGGCCCACAGCCGACGAGCCGCGGCTGATGAGCCTGGTACCGCCAGTGCACGTGGCGGTGCTGTACGCCAGTGACATCTACACCACCTTCCACGAGGCCATGCAGGTTCAGGACTGGGGGGCTGGCATGCCCACCAATGCGCTGTTAATCTCCGGACCTTCCAAGACGGCGGACATCGAACAGACCCTGGCCTACGGCGTCCACGGCCCCAAAGAACTGATCGTGTTGATTATTGAATGA
- a CDS encoding DMT family transporter — protein sequence MIQGALLIALAALLWATTGIVAKFLFTGTELEAITLGFLRLVVALPFFWLLMRREQARLRRTGTDASMPGTTLRHLGFKAFLPLAALGLFQAFYQGSYLLAVDLTGAGIATLIALCLPPVLVAILAAPLLGEKPGLLTVLSLVAAIVGTAMLVLSDMDTTGTLRLAGILMALLAAVVYTGFTLTSRYSSAGTPVFTTAFICFFTAALILGPVVWLTGGFAGLETLGVQQWLMVAYIGVVPTCIGYVSFFSGMRTTPATLSSIIVTLEPLFVALLAWVFLGEILGPIGIAGALILTAAVIVASRYGGKAGTGAEADTAG from the coding sequence ATGATTCAAGGCGCTCTGCTGATCGCCCTGGCAGCCCTGCTCTGGGCGACCACGGGGATCGTCGCGAAATTCCTGTTTACCGGTACCGAGCTTGAAGCCATCACCCTGGGCTTCCTGCGCCTGGTGGTGGCCTTACCGTTTTTCTGGTTGCTGATGCGCCGGGAACAGGCACGGCTCAGGCGTACCGGCACCGATGCGTCGATGCCCGGTACGACCCTGCGGCACCTCGGTTTCAAGGCCTTTTTGCCGCTGGCCGCCCTCGGGCTGTTCCAGGCGTTCTACCAGGGCAGTTACCTGCTGGCCGTCGATCTGACCGGCGCTGGCATCGCGACCCTGATCGCCCTGTGCCTGCCGCCCGTGCTGGTGGCCATCCTGGCGGCTCCGCTGCTGGGCGAGAAACCCGGCCTGCTGACCGTACTCTCCCTTGTTGCGGCCATCGTCGGCACCGCCATGCTGGTGCTGAGCGACATGGACACCACCGGCACCCTGCGACTCGCCGGCATCCTCATGGCCCTCCTGGCGGCCGTGGTCTACACCGGCTTCACTCTCACCAGTCGCTACAGTTCTGCGGGCACCCCGGTGTTCACCACCGCGTTCATCTGCTTCTTCACCGCGGCACTGATTCTGGGCCCCGTGGTCTGGCTTACCGGGGGCTTTGCAGGGCTGGAAACGCTGGGCGTACAGCAGTGGCTGATGGTGGCCTACATCGGCGTGGTGCCCACCTGCATCGGTTACGTCAGTTTCTTCTCCGGCATGCGGACGACACCGGCAACACTGTCCAGCATCATAGTGACGCTCGAACCGCTGTTCGTGGCCCTGTTGGCCTGGGTGTTCCTGGGAGAGATCCTGGGGCCGATCGGCATTGCCGGCGCCCTGATACTGACGGCGGCCGTGATCGTGGCGTCACGTTATGGCGGGAAAGCCGGTACCGGCGCAGAGGCCGATACCGCGGGCTAG
- the gloA gene encoding lactoylglutathione lyase has translation MPKHFEQAAGLYNDPVPETEGYVFNQTMMRIKDPERSMDFYTRVMGMRLVRKLDFPEMKFTLYFLGYLDDRHAQQVPTDDAYRTTYTFGREAMLELTHNWGTEDDNDFAYHSGNDEPQGFGHIGIAVPDVYAACERFERLEVEFVKKPDDGKMKGLAFIKDPDGYWIEILQPNMMQKQSRER, from the coding sequence ATGCCCAAGCATTTTGAACAAGCTGCCGGCCTTTACAATGACCCCGTTCCCGAGACCGAAGGTTATGTCTTCAACCAGACCATGATGCGCATTAAGGATCCCGAGCGCTCCATGGACTTTTACACCCGAGTGATGGGCATGCGCCTGGTTCGGAAGCTCGACTTCCCCGAAATGAAGTTCACCCTGTACTTCCTGGGCTATCTGGACGATCGCCACGCTCAGCAGGTCCCGACCGACGACGCCTACCGCACAACCTACACCTTTGGCCGCGAGGCCATGCTTGAGCTGACCCACAACTGGGGCACCGAGGACGACAACGATTTCGCCTACCATAGCGGTAACGACGAGCCCCAGGGCTTCGGTCACATCGGTATTGCCGTGCCCGACGTGTATGCGGCGTGTGAGCGCTTTGAAAGGCTTGAGGTTGAGTTTGTGAAGAAGCCGGACGATGGCAAGATGAAAGGGTTGGCGTTCATCAAGGATCCGGACGGCTACTGGATCGAAATCCTGCAGCCGAATATGATGCAGAAGCAAAGCCGGGAACGCTGA
- a CDS encoding alkane 1-monooxygenase, which produces MNTSQWSISREATRRRILLTLKKYSYLIAMIPLALPPLLLAAGHATQLVNLFSWGVPVVVFGIIPVLDMLLGKDALNPDEEADVPRMNSEIFYRFITLGWVAGFAALLVWSMLELASGTFSAVGGLGWILSIGIVGGLGINVAHELIHKDAKLETRAGGFLLSLVCYGGFKVEHLRGHHVHVSTPEDASSSRYNQSLYEFLPQAYVRNFVNAWKLEAQRLERKGLKAFSWRNELIWWYSISALALVAFTVAFGWLGAAFFLGQSFIAFTLLEIVNYLEHYGLHRRKLDNGRYERTTPEHSWNSNYFLTNVFLFHLQRHSDHHAYAKRRYQVLRHHEIAPQLPAGYAAMIVVAMVPPLWKRIMNPRVEAYYRGEEHQLAS; this is translated from the coding sequence ATGAATACCAGCCAGTGGTCCATCAGCCGGGAGGCGACGCGCCGTAGAATCCTGCTGACCCTCAAGAAGTACAGCTACCTGATTGCCATGATCCCCCTGGCCCTGCCGCCACTGCTGTTGGCGGCGGGCCACGCCACTCAGCTGGTGAACCTGTTCTCCTGGGGCGTGCCCGTGGTGGTGTTCGGCATCATTCCGGTGCTGGATATGCTGCTGGGTAAGGATGCCCTGAACCCTGATGAAGAAGCCGATGTACCCCGCATGAACAGTGAAATCTTCTACCGGTTCATTACCCTTGGCTGGGTGGCCGGTTTCGCCGCCCTGCTGGTCTGGAGCATGCTGGAACTGGCCTCGGGCACGTTCAGTGCGGTTGGCGGTCTGGGCTGGATCCTGTCCATCGGGATTGTTGGCGGCCTCGGCATCAACGTCGCCCACGAGTTGATTCACAAGGACGCCAAACTGGAAACCCGCGCCGGCGGATTCCTGCTGTCATTGGTCTGCTACGGGGGCTTCAAGGTGGAGCACCTGCGTGGCCACCATGTGCACGTTTCCACGCCGGAGGACGCTTCCTCGTCCCGTTACAACCAGTCGCTCTACGAGTTCTTACCACAGGCCTACGTGCGCAATTTCGTCAATGCCTGGAAGCTGGAGGCCCAGCGTCTGGAGCGTAAGGGCCTGAAAGCCTTCAGCTGGCGTAATGAACTGATCTGGTGGTACAGCATCAGCGCACTGGCGCTGGTTGCCTTCACCGTTGCCTTCGGGTGGCTGGGTGCCGCCTTCTTCCTGGGGCAGAGCTTTATCGCCTTCACCCTGCTGGAAATCGTCAACTACCTCGAACACTACGGTCTGCATCGCCGCAAGCTGGACAATGGCCGTTACGAACGCACCACCCCCGAACACAGCTGGAACAGCAATTACTTCCTCACCAACGTGTTCCTGTTCCACCTCCAGCGCCACAGCGATCACCACGCCTACGCCAAGCGCCGCTACCAGGTCCTGAGGCACCATGAGATCGCCCCCCAACTGCCGGCCGGCTACGCCGCCATGATTGTTGTCGCCATGGTTCCGCCGCTGTGGAAGCGGATTATGAATCCGCGGGTGGAGGCCTATTACCGGGGGGAGGAGCATCAGTTGGCTTCCTGA
- a CDS encoding GntR family transcriptional regulator, whose translation MDFQVPNTLAEEIANYLAERIMTGQIRPGERIQELTLANELKVSRASVKEALYTLERWHLVEITPRKGASATRLDAEHASELYDVYMHLLMMLAARLCERWQETDRQPLLDAVAQVVEQMNQPSADITAIVEASFAVMDACCEVVGNPYLTEALSNFKPAVSRAYYLSADRYRRGLDQTSQFFSHLPQAVLSRDGAKAQALIHDFAEHQKLLIQQALTS comes from the coding sequence ATGGATTTTCAGGTGCCGAACACCCTGGCAGAAGAAATTGCCAACTACCTGGCGGAACGGATCATGACCGGGCAGATCCGCCCGGGTGAGCGTATTCAGGAATTAACCCTGGCGAACGAACTGAAAGTGAGCCGGGCCTCGGTAAAGGAAGCCCTGTACACACTGGAACGCTGGCATCTGGTGGAAATCACGCCGCGCAAGGGCGCATCGGCCACCCGGCTGGACGCGGAACACGCCTCCGAGCTGTACGACGTCTACATGCATCTGCTGATGATGCTTGCCGCCCGGCTATGTGAACGCTGGCAGGAAACGGACCGGCAGCCCCTGCTGGATGCCGTGGCTCAAGTAGTCGAACAGATGAACCAACCGTCCGCGGACATCACCGCCATTGTCGAAGCCAGTTTTGCGGTCATGGACGCCTGTTGCGAGGTGGTGGGCAATCCGTATCTGACCGAAGCCCTGTCGAACTTCAAGCCCGCCGTCAGCCGGGCCTATTACCTCAGTGCCGACCGTTACCGCAGAGGCCTGGACCAGACCAGCCAGTTCTTCAGCCACCTGCCACAAGCGGTACTGTCCCGGGATGGCGCCAAGGCCCAGGCGCTGATCCACGACTTCGCGGAACACCAGAAGTTACTGATCCAGCAGGCGCTGACCTCGTAA